The Maridesulfovibrio ferrireducens genome segment ATTTGTTTTTACCGAACATAAAACAGCCTCATATAGATACCTTTATTTTTCCAGACCTTAAACCGTCCAGCACTGCCTTCTTAGGTCCGTCAACAGCAATTTTTCCTTTATCCATGATCACCAGCCTGTCCACGAGGTCGAGCATAGTATGTCGATGGGCAATAACTATAAGAGTCTTGTCCTTAACATAAGGGCGCAATTTGTCTTTAAGTCGAATCTCAGATTGATTATCCATGTTGCTGGAAGGCTCATCCATAATTAAAACTTCGGGATCAAGAAGTATAGTACGCGCTATGGAAACAGCTTGACGCTGTCCGCCCGAAAGTGACGAGCCTCGTTCACCGACTTTCATACCAAAACCGGCTGGATGGTCTTTTACAAAAGAAGTAACACCCGCAATATCTGCGGCATATCTGATAGATTGATCATCTGCTTCCGGTAATCCAAAAGCAATGTTATCCTTCAACGTTCCGTAGAAAAGCAGGCTGTCCTGAGCAACATACCCTACTCTCCTTCGCAAATCCGCAACATCCATTTGCCTTAAATCGATGTCCCCGAGCTTCACACTGCCTTCAACAGGCTGATAAAGTCCTAAACAAAGTTTACCTAAAGTCGTCTTACCAGCACCGATACAGCCGATTATTCCGACCTTTTCACCGGGTTTAATATGAAGATTAACATTATTGAGCACAGCTTTGTCCGTACCCGGATAGCTAAATGAAACATCCTTAAATGTGATCGAGGGATCACCTCCGGCATAATGAAAAGTTTCCTTATCATCAGGCCTCTCGCTAGGCAGCTTCATTAACATATCCAGTGCCCCCAAAGCCATGCGGGATTGCTGATATCTGGAAAGCAATCCTGCAACAGCGCTCAAAGGAGCCATAGCTCTGCCGGACAGTATGTTACACGCTATTAATCCACCCACCGTTAATTCACCTTTAGAAATCAGAACAACTCCAAGGATAATAATCGCGACACTGACCATTTGAGTAACAAGCACAGAAAACGTAATAGAAATATTAGCCATAACCTTTGCACTACTACTGGAATGGGCACTCATACCCACAACGTTTTCCCAGCGGGATTGCATACGTCCTTCAGCAAGACTGGTTTTAATAGTTTCAAGGCCGTGAACTATTTCAAACAAAAGCGCATTCTTCTGAGTGGATTCTTTATAGTGATTCTCAATTATATGCTGAAAAGGAATCTGAATAAGAATCCCCACAATAATTACAATCGGAACTGCCGCGATTACAGGGAAAACCAGCGGTCCGCCGATCAAATAAATTACCCAGATAAACAAAAGAAGGAACGGCATATCAATAAAGGCCACTAAAGTGCTGGAACTGAAAAATTCCCTTAACGACTCGAATTCACGTATATTATTTGCAACTGCTCCGGCTGATTCCGGCATATGGTCCAATCTGGCGGACATAAGATGCTGCATAAGCCGACTACCAATCAAAACATCAGCATTTCGTCCGGCAACATCAACAAAATAACTACGCAGATTTTTTAGCAAAAAATCAAAGAAATAAGCTATCCCGACACCAATAGCCAACGCCCACAAAGTATCCATAGCGTTATTAGGTATAACTCTATCGTAAACATTCATTGCGAACAAAGGAGCACAAATAGTTATGAGGTTAGTCATAACACTAGCGCCGATAACATGTTTATAAATGGGCCAAAAACTGAATATTGTTCCCCAGAACCAGCGTTTAGCTTTAACTAATTTAAACTCGCTTGCCCGCTTATCAAGCTTACTCGCCCGGTGAGTAAAAATGGCATAACCGGTATATTCGTCCTCAAGTTCAGTTAACGGAATCTCAGATTCATCCATCCCGTTACCCGGGATCATTACACGCGCTGTATCCTCTGTGGTATCAATCAGCACACAAGCATTACCACCCCGCATAAGCAATATACTGGGTAACACCAGCTTTGATATTGATCTTAATTTAGGACGGTGTACGGTCTTTGCTTTTATTCCGATATGTTCTGCGGCCCGGACGATAGAAGCCGCCGTAATGACCCCGCCCTGTTGCGGAATGCCAGCCTTCAAAGTTGCCGAAGAAACAGGCTTACCCATGAGTCTGCTTATGATAGAAAGACAAATCACTAAAGGAGGCTGGAAATCAATATCCTTGGGGGATAATCGTTCATCCGGCTTCAAAGGATTTTCATCAAGTAAAGGCTCACTTTCTTGATCTTGAGCCTGCATTTCTGGAGCCGCGGCAAAAGGCTGTTTCTTATCCGGCATATTGAAAACACTCACATATTCTTATTAGTTATACTCTGGAAGGAGAAATATTACTAAGCCTAACCTAGAGTT includes the following:
- a CDS encoding type I secretion system permease/ATPase, which encodes MPDKKQPFAAAPEMQAQDQESEPLLDENPLKPDERLSPKDIDFQPPLVICLSIISRLMGKPVSSATLKAGIPQQGGVITAASIVRAAEHIGIKAKTVHRPKLRSISKLVLPSILLMRGGNACVLIDTTEDTARVMIPGNGMDESEIPLTELEDEYTGYAIFTHRASKLDKRASEFKLVKAKRWFWGTIFSFWPIYKHVIGASVMTNLITICAPLFAMNVYDRVIPNNAMDTLWALAIGVGIAYFFDFLLKNLRSYFVDVAGRNADVLIGSRLMQHLMSARLDHMPESAGAVANNIREFESLREFFSSSTLVAFIDMPFLLLFIWVIYLIGGPLVFPVIAAVPIVIIVGILIQIPFQHIIENHYKESTQKNALLFEIVHGLETIKTSLAEGRMQSRWENVVGMSAHSSSSAKVMANISITFSVLVTQMVSVAIIILGVVLISKGELTVGGLIACNILSGRAMAPLSAVAGLLSRYQQSRMALGALDMLMKLPSERPDDKETFHYAGGDPSITFKDVSFSYPGTDKAVLNNVNLHIKPGEKVGIIGCIGAGKTTLGKLCLGLYQPVEGSVKLGDIDLRQMDVADLRRRVGYVAQDSLLFYGTLKDNIAFGLPEADDQSIRYAADIAGVTSFVKDHPAGFGMKVGERGSSLSGGQRQAVSIARTILLDPEVLIMDEPSSNMDNQSEIRLKDKLRPYVKDKTLIVIAHRHTMLDLVDRLVIMDKGKIAVDGPKKAVLDGLRSGKIKVSI